One window of the Pyrus communis chromosome 17, drPyrComm1.1, whole genome shotgun sequence genome contains the following:
- the LOC137722326 gene encoding V-type proton ATPase subunit G 1-like, translating to MASSRGHGGIQQLLAAEQEAQHIVNAARSAKNARLKQAKDEAEREIAEYRAHVEAEFQKKVQASSGDSGANVKRLEYETAEKINHLSTEGSRISNDVVQMLLKQVTTVRN from the exons ATGGCATCCAGTAGGGGTCATGGTGGAATTCAGCAGTTGCTGGCTGCAGAGCAAGAAGCTCAGCATATCGTCAATGCTGCCCGAAGTG CTAAAAATGCTAGACTGAAGCAAGCCAAAGATGAGGCCGAGAGGGAGATTGCTGAATACCGTGCCCATGTGGAGGCTGAGTTCCAGAAGAAAGTTCAAGCG AGCAGTGGAGATTCAGGGGCCAATGTGAAGCGTCTTGAATATGAAACTGCAGAAAAGATCAATCACCTCTCGACAGAGGGCTCAAGGATTTCGAATGATGTTGTGCAAATGCTTCTGAAGCAGGTGACGACAGTGAGAAACTAA